In Onthophagus taurus isolate NC unplaced genomic scaffold, IU_Otau_3.0 ScKx7SY_16, whole genome shotgun sequence, the genomic stretch ttaaattttttgtttaattttgatttatttaattatttcgttgtaaattaattaaaataattagatttttaatataaataatttaaaaataaaaaaaaagtgttgccaacctcaaataataaaaaaaattaaaaaattaataaatattcttttttgtttaaagaGGATTACATGAAATTGTGGCAATcttatcaataaaataaaaataaaaattgttatcgtATCATTCCCCATTTACAAGCATCagattaaaatagttaaaatcAATTGTAATTTGTCaaatcatcaaattaaaaaaaaaatttaagatatcATTAACAATGACTTTATTTCTTtcgaaatggattttattaaattaagagTAAAACTTACCTCTTCAACGGTCAAGGGAAGAGTTACACGGCTGCAAAATGAAATGAaggttacaaaattttttttattaggttAGGTTTTTTTTCTCCCCAAAATCACGCCTCCACGTCTACAAAAACGCAAATATCGATTCGATTTTTCGGTTTATTAACGTTTAATCTGCCGAACTAAAAAGGTTTCGAATCGGAGTGGAGAAAAAAAACCTTGAATCCTCACTTTTAGGGCGAATTGAATGAATCGAACAACGTTTAATTCGTGTACTTAACCTAAAATTTGTACTCACtattctttaattaacatCTTGTTGGCAGTAAATACGCACTATTTAACATGTGAATATGTAAGCCGTTTGTTGAACGACCAGCGGACGCGGCAACGTTTAGTGATTCACTATTGTAAGAAAACGATTGAAGTGGTAAAATATGGGACTCACTAAGCGCATGTGCGCTGACGTAATCGACTGACGTCGATATTCGCAACTTTTCCGAACGTTTTCACAGGttttcaatacaaaataatcatttttgttaatttgaaGATTATTAAGAACATCactttttgacgtttcatcacttttttattaccaacttCATATTAATTGTCACTTTCATATttattagtttaaatttttaaaaattatttaataattaatttacttcattaattaaaatcctcaacttataaacaatttaaaaaataaattaaatttattaatttaattaagcgACATCtctcatcaatttttataaacctATAAGCACCATCTCGCggatttttttatcaacaaaaataacCTCTATAATATACAtcgctttttttatttatcaacttttataatatataatatatatgtatatgctTTTACTCAAtcctaattaattaataaatatcattaaatCATCTTCGCTTCATCAAACTAATCTCTTAGGTGCGTGTTGGCGTTAACGTCGTCCGATTTAGGTTGTTGGCTTTTCGTTTTGCCTATTGAACAGAAAATGATGCatacatttatttcttaaatctttTGCGATACTAACCTGCGTAATTCCCCATAAATTCAAGCTGTTGCTTCTTGTGTGCTTCTATTAAAGCGTTTAATTCCGCTTTTTGCCGATTTAGCATCTCCTCGAAAGTTTCcccctaaaaaaataaatttatttaaaataaaaattaaatgaattaattaatcaaaaacaaataattagtAGAGATGCAAAATACAAAGCGATTATTAACCAAATTCTTACCGAATACGTGTAATAACTCTCAACATAATCTTGTAAAGGTACGGTTTTAGCACATCCACAACAtctaacaatttctttttctttgctTCGTTTATTAAACTCGAAATTAAACTTGTTTAACGATGCCGGATAATCCAAACTGTTCGTTGAATGAACCGTGTGATACTTATCTTTTAAATGCAAatcagaaaataaattatgcgAAGAAATCGATTGCTTTTGCTTGGAACGCAAAATTTCGGCGGGTTCCATAGGAACCTTTTGGTAATCAtccgataattttaaattatgatgTGAGAAAGTCCTCGATTTTAAAGCCATCTTCGATGAATCTGTTTGTAAAGATAACTTCCTAGATTTTTCCAAATTCTCCTCATCTTCTTCACCGCtcaacaacaaattaaatcGAAACGGGGTTATTGGAGATTTCCGTTTTCTTTTATTCCTTATAAACCTCCTTGGTTCTTTAATCACCAGTTCCGATTGCGTTTTTCCAAACCGATCCCTCAAGTTTGAATTGGTCTCGTAATCATCCGACTCGTAATAATCCGATCCCGAAATTCCCCTTTTTCTCTCAACGTACTCATAAATATTAGGTAAACTATTCGATAAATTCTCCTTCGTTGGGGGGCACACAACAATATCCGGGATTCTTTGTTTTGGACGCCGAAAAATCTCCTCCAAACGATTACTTAAATTATCATAACATTGCTTATATTTTTCCGGGGAAATTCGATTAAAGCTATCCGAACTATCCGAATCATCAGACAATGTCTCGAAGGCTGGATGCATTGATAAACATAACCTCGATGCTACTTTAAGTCGTAACGCTTCCGTTTCCGTTGATGTTTTAGATGTCGTGAAATTAGCggttgaggttatgttttcgaTCTCTccgattaatttcttttattgaaaGTTTTATGAGATGGGGGGTTTTCGagcaaaaaaaggaaaacaaaaacaacaaaattagttaaataaaaaattaggttaaattaaaggtaaaataaaattaaagatgcaAATAAAGTCAATGcaaattagtttaaattaaaaactacattttttaaaattaaatcttgcaaataaaaaaaattctacttACAACATCTCCAACTCCTAAATTATTCGCatctgaaattaaattaaaaaaattataataataaatagacATAACCTCCAATTTTTACgtcaaaatgatattttgaggttagaatCATCTTTACTTCCAcaatacataaatttattaaaatgtgtaCGACCAttttcgaagacatcggccgTCACCGAcaccaaaatattaaaaaacgtaATTTAGATCTCAACTCATATTGGTATAGCAGGAGATTTCATGAATCGTGAGTCGATTCTTGGaagcggccgacgtcttcgaagttcACTTTTTGTACTTGTTTCAAGGATGGCTTCTTATAAATCACTAAAATGAAAGATAATTAGGTTTTGTACAAAACTAGTACGGGCATTTTTGTAATTCGTggataaataactattttttaaatgtcaaatttagaTATTGCGAGGTTATAAacacagttttaaaattatagttACTAACCTGAAGTTTGCGTACAATAATATGTATTATGTATAGCACTCGTAATGTCGAATTCTTCGGGAATCGAATCATCCTTTTTCTCCTCCTCAATCGTACCACCCGCCTCCATCGATATCTTCGAATCGGAAGCGGATTTCTCCAAATGCTTCTCAGGTATGGTTAATTGATTCCTATCGGGTTCGGTGACTAAGCTAACTGCAAACCTACGAACGATTCGAACCTCGGGAGTAGGGGCCACCAATTGACACATCGGTTTTATTTGAGGTTCTTCAATTTTTTCGTTAATACTTTCTTTCGCAATAAGTTCTGGGGTTTCCTCTTGAACGGGTGATGTGGGTTGTTTGGTTATATCCGGGATGCTTTTTGTGAAATCAACGGAAACTAACGTTGTTTGAGGGCTTAATGGGCCCTaaaaaaattgagttgataaatgaagcatttttttttaaatttcagaGTTACCGGAACTTGTCCTGTCATTGTAATCGAAGATAATCGTTGCTGTAATCCTTGGAGGCTATAAACCGAGTCGGGATTTGCGATATTTGTATtcgaactaaaaaaattaaaaattattttatgaaaaagcattaaaaataaactcacTTTTCAATGGTTAATTTCAAATTGGGCCCATTTTTTTTATCCTTCTCTATACTTCCGTTATCGGCTCCAACCAAATTCGTTCCATCCACTCCCATTAAATtactttgtttattaacattaaaaatatccCCTTGAGTTTGATTCGTTTGAATCGGGGGCGAAATCGACACCGGCGCCACCCCTGAGGAACTCACAGAACTAACAACTTGCGGATTTTGACATACAGATGGCGGGCAAACTTGTGACAATGAATTTGATAACGGAATTTGTGGCACAACAACGGGTAGTTCATGTTGAGATGGAATCGAAGTCGGAATTTGTTGTTGTAACGGAACTTGGTTAGGTTGAGAATCAATTAGATATTGAGGCTGTGTTGGGATCAATTGATTCGGGATTATTTGCGGGGAGGGTTGACTTTGAGGTATGATTTGAGGAATTTGCGccttaaaaatttcatttccagTTCCAAAACCAACCCCTCCCGAAGCTAATGCACCTTGAAAGCCTCCCGGAATCGCCGGAAGCCCAACATTAACTAAAGGAGTTGTGGCTGGAGGTTGACTTACTGCCATCGTAATCGTTGAAACTTGATTTTGTGGAGTTCCAACGCTAAGCGGAACAGGAGTAACCGCCTTTTGACACTTAACTTCGCTTGCAACACTTTCCCTCGGAGCGTTACTATGCTTTAAATTATCGAGggatatttttaattgctcCAAAGTGATCATTTCCGGCCCAATTGGGCCTTGATCTTGTTGCTCCTTAACTTCGCTCGTTTCCTTTGGGGCTATTTCCAACGTAACTTCTTGATCTTTCTCAATATTCGACGTGATCGGTTTAATTTCAAGCGGGATGGAATCTTTCCGATGAATTTCTTTAgtttcaattaattctttaCTTTCCAACGGCGTATTTCCCCCAGAATCCAGCACTGATTGACCCCCGTAATCCTTATTTTTCGGCATTTCCAAATCAGAGAGCACCGGAGTCACCAAAAACCTCGATATTTTCCTTTGCGGAACCTTCGGTTTATTAACATCAACATTTTCATGCTCAATTTCTTTCGGTACTCCATCCTCGCTTGGTGTAATCTCAGCTTGATCGATTTTATCACCCGGTATCTGATCGGTGTTACATTCGGCATCCTTCGTTTCATTTTGAGATTGATTTGAGTCAATTTGATTTTCACCGCTAAAAATAACGTTTTGATCTAAATTTGTTGATGAATTATTGTTTTGAATGTAAGTATGCTCCGGGGTGTAATCACTGGCTGTGCTTGTTTTTCGGGAGACAGTTCCGCAGGAATTTAAGCTTTCCCTACTTTGTAATTGATTTACTTTGTCTGGGAGGCCCGATGTTAATGATTGTTGGACGTGCGATGATAATTTGGCGAATTCTTCTTGTTGTAAAGCTGCTATTTGATCGTTTGAGGCATCATCACgctaaaaagaataaattaattaataatactcaATTGATCATACttaagtgaggttatgtcattTCTTAGAGGCACCAACCcattatttacttttactttttttattatttttttttaataaatattaattgttttgtttaaaaatcacatAATAGTTattcttcaaacgttgcaaataatacggcgctaaagtgaaatgttctttagcgttatggcgctaaagtgaaatttacttttcCGCTGCTTTGCTTTAACGCTGAAGTACTGTTTTGTTATGTTGATCTTGgcaaccgtcgttatgcaacaatgcaaaaattaattaatatctaaaaataaattaaatttttttaaataaatcccttttatgaaattaaaaactagTTGCCATGGTAACAACATAAcacacaaaaactaaaacttgaaATGTCATCATaactcaacatttttttcatgttttttgtgaataatttttatttaacattttattttaaatggaattagATGGAAGTCTTATTCGAGGTGACAAATGGGGAGAAACGAAAGCTAAGCTTGCGACTTTAAAATCGTCCGATTtcacaatattaataaaaggaaTTAGGAATGAGGTAAAACGCATGAAAACGGAAAATATGGTTTTCGAACATTTTCTCCAAAAAAACGAACCCGGATTAATATCTGGTATGGAAAAAACGATGCAACACTTACAATCGATGCAAAATCGGTTCGTATCGGGCATATCAGTAATAAATACGACGAAAAGTAACGAAAAAATAGACGATAGCATCGATAGTAACACCCCCTCTTTAACAGAGCAGAAATTAAAAGGCCCGCGAATTAATTTCAGTGTCAAAACTGATTTAGCTTTGAGAGATTATGACACGAttcaggtaaatttaaaagaatttaaagagCACGCTCGCAAACTTAAGAACAAAATGAGGgctgaaattgaagaaaataggATTCGTGGGGCCGAAATTAACGAAACGAAGAGTAACTTCGAGCAACAAATTGTGATTGGCGCTGTTGAAGAGTTAACCCAAAAGATCCCAGCTGAAAAATTCGTGCGATACATGCAAGAATGGTTAAAAACCTCCGTAATCATCATGGAGAAATTACGTTTACGCAGAAAGAATTTAAGCACTTCTTTAAGGAAGTTAAAGCTGTTATTCGCCCAAAAAGAAGAGCTTGGGGAAACGGTAACTGAAGCAGATATCGAGCAATTAATAATATCCAACAAAAATTTCTTAGAAGAAATCGACCTAAAGAATAATTGTCTACATGAAATCAAACACATGTCTGGAAAGGTTAATTTAACCTTAACAAAGCACAAATATTTATTGGAGGAGCAAGAAACGTTCACGAAATCGATGGAAAGTCAATTAGTGCAAATCAGCAAACAAATGGATTACTTAAATCTCAATTATTACCACACCATAAGTGAATTGGATGTGAGCCAAAAAAAATTCGACTACCTCAAAAACGTTATTAAAACATACAAAGTTCCGGAAGTTATGGAATACATCAGAAAGAAGAGTGAACTTGCAGAGTACAAGAAACGCATGAAAGTGTGGAGAAGGAAGGTTAACATACAAAACATCATGTTGCACACTTATTGTAACGCTATGTGCCAATTAACGGGTAGTGAAGCAGTTAAAAATGAATGgttaacgaaaaaaatattctCGGTTGACGACGATTACTTACCCcaagatttaaatttgatcATTAAAAGAGGAAGATTTAGCATGTCGAATTTAAGCAGATCGAATTCAAGGTTTAATagcaaattattaatgaaaaaatgattttgtttagaggttatgttaatttaataaagttttttttaataatttaactcaCCTGTTAGTTTAAttcgattaattaaatcaatttaaagaatttttaggttatgttattgttTGTATTGACATATTTCAATATTCAGAGGAACCAACCTAATTTTCTTCCAACTTAAttcattatattaatataaaaattaatttttaattaaaaagtgatttagtttagaggttatgttaacgtcattatacttttttaatataataaaatcaatttgaaaaaaatttcaagaaaaactaaggttatgttattatttctattgaTATATCAATTTTCAGAGAaaccaacctaattttttttaacctctaaatctataattaattactaattgattttattaatataaaaatgtaacttttcctttattaattaaaaatactcaCTGATTTATGTCTACGATGGGTTTTTCTCGAAGTTTGCCTCGTCAACGAAGCATGTCGTACCTGATTATATTAAATCAAGTACGAAGCGGCACAAATAAAGTtcatattttgttataaattaaaaaataacctcTTTTATAGTAATTAAGAAGTAATCTTACCTTTTGGACGTATCGTTGAGATTGATCCGGGTTCTCGTAAAACCTCGAAAAGATCTCCCCCAAATGATCATCAACATTACGCACCTCATCGTCTTTAAAATCATTCTCTCTCAACAGCTTCCCTTTCACATCTTCCAAATTCGAATCGAAACGGTTAAACTCAAAATTCACCGTTGATTTCTTCGAAATCAACTGACACTCAACAGTCCCGTCCAAATGGACCTTTTTCACAACGATTTTTAACGTAGACGTACTCCGTTGTTTATGACTTACGTTTTCTTTACTTGATCCCGAAGTTAATGAACCACTTGTTGTTGTGGTTGATGATGAAGAGgataactttttttcttccGACGATGCCTCACTTGATATTGCAGTTGCTAATAATGGTGGTTTAGTTTCAATTGGGTCAATTACGGGTTGTTGCTCCGTGATTGTTTGTAAATTTACAACTTGTTGTTGTGGTGGGGGAGTTTCCTCAGAAATTTCTTGGATtaattgttgttgttgaaTAAAATCGGTGTGAGTTGGTGGTTGAGATACGGAAGACATTCGACGTTGATCGGTTGGCTCAAAATTCGACATTGGTGGTAACGATACTGTTGacaatctaaaaattaatttgaattaatcgaaatataattaaaattaaaaaaaaatttatgcaatttattttaggttgtcacaaaaaaaaattttaggttatgttaagttaattttttaatcaccTATGATAATCTTGTCCTTGAAGCACCATCGTCACGTGATGGTTCAACTCGCTCAAATTACACGGCGCCTTTTTTTCTTGATACGCTTCCATCGGGGGCGCAACAAGTTGTTGAACCACCGTCGAAACAACTTGCCCCGTTGACGTTTGCGGATAAAATTGCGATTGTTGTTGCCCCGATTGTTGAAAAACCCCGTCAGTTTGCATAATCGCACCCATTCCTTGTTGACTCGGAGCTTGTTGAGCAAATTGATAACTTAATTGCTGCTGCGATTGTTGCTGAAAATGCTGCTGATTAATTACACCATTATCAACAGGTTGAGATGGTTGTTGAGGCGGGGGAACCACTTGGGACGGTTGTTGCTGAACCGGTTGTTGTTGAATCACTTGAGAAGGTTGTTGGATTATTTGGGATTGTTGGGTTATCATTTGGGAAGGCTGCTGCTGATTAATTTGAGCTGGTTGAACGATTTGTTGAGAAATCGGTTGCTGTATTTGTTGTTGAGGAATATGTTGTATTTGCTGCTGAGGAATTTGTTGCTGTATTTGAGGTTGTTGAGAAATTTGCTGCTGTATTTGAGGTTGCTGCGAAATTTGTTGCTGTATTTGGGGTTGTTGCGAAATTTGCTGCTGTATTTGAGGTTGCTGAGAAATTTGCTGCTGTATTTGAGGTTGCTGTATTTGGGGTTGTTGCGAAATTTGCTGCTGTATTTGAGGTTGCTGTGAAATTTGTTGCTGTATTTGAGGTTGCTGCGAAATTTGTTGCTGTATTTGGGGTTGTTGCGAAATTTGTTGCTGTATTTGAGGTTGCTGTGAAATTTGTTGCTGTATTTGAGGTTGCTGCGAAATTTGTTGCTGTATTTGAGGTTGCTGCGAAATTTGTTGCTGTATTTGAGGTTGTTGCGAAATTTGTTGCTGTATTTGAGGTGGCTGTGaaatttgttgttgtattTGAGGTTGCTGTGAAATTTGTTGCTGTATTTGAGGTTGTTGGGAAATCTGTTGCTGCATTTGAGGTTGTTGGGAAATCTGTTGCTGTATTTGAGGTTGCTGCGAAATCTGTTGCTGTATTTGAGGTTGCTGGGGAATCTGTGGTTGTATTTGGGATTGTTGTGAAATTTGTTGTTGCAGTTGTGATTGTTGGGGTATTTGTTGTTGCTGTGGAGGAATCTGTTGTTGAATTTGAGATTGTTGTTGAAGTTGCGGTTGTTGGGGTATTTGTTGCTGCTGCATTTGAGTTTGTTGGGGTATCTGTTGTTGAAGTTGTGGTTGTTGGGTGATCTGTTGTTGGGGTATTTGTTGCTGCTGAATTTGAGACTGTTGAGGCATCTGTTGTTGAAGCTGTGGTTGTTGAGGAATCTGCTGTTGGGGAATTTGTTGCTGAATCTGCGATTGTTGGGGTATTTGCTGTTGTATTTGCGATTGTTGGGGCATTTGCTGTTGTATTTGCGATTGTTGGGGCATTTGCTGTTGTATTTGCGATTGTTGAGGCATTTGTGATTGCTGGGGAATCTGTTGTTGTATTTGAGGCTGTTGGGGAATCTGTTGTTGCTGGGGAATTTGTTGTTGAGCAATTTGCTGCTGTTGGGGAATTTGTTGTTGAGGAATTTGTTGCTGCTGTTGAATTTGCCCCATATGTTGACCTTGAAGTGGCTGTTGCAAACTCATTTGAGGCTGTTGTTGTCCATAACCTGACTGGGTATAcatttgttgttgttgctgAGCCTGCATATACTGTTGTTGCTGTTGTTGAACGTAACCAACATCTTGTTGCAAAGAACTTTGACTTGCTTGTTGTTGCAACTGtggttgttgttgttgctgcTGCATCTGATTTTGCTGCTGCATCTGATTTTGTTGTTGCAACTGATTTTGTTGCTGCAATTGATTCTGTTGCTGCTgctgaaaataaatatcttgCTGAGAAATCTGTTGTTGAATTTGTTGGACCATCATCTGTTGTGCAACATCGCCATGCTCCAAAATCTGTTGCAATTGAGGTCTATTAGTCGTAGACAGCCGATGAGATTGAGGTTGGTCGTCGGATTGCTGTTGCTGTTGTTGCTGCGATTGTTGCTGAATATCTTGTTGTTGGATTTGTTGCAAATGAAGCAACTCTTGCGGAGTGGGAGCTTGCGTGATCGAATTCCTATGTTCTATAATCTGATTTTGTCCCAAATCCTGCATCGGAAAATTAATCCGATGAGTCTCTTGCAGCATTTGTTGCTTTTGCAAATCAATCTGGCTATCAACGCTCAACCTATGTTCTTGTTGGGGAGGCGGATTTTGCAACAATTCAGGTTGGGAAATCGTCGATAACCGATGTTGGGCGTCCTGCTGGATTTGCAAGAACTCCGCTTGTTGGGGTTGTTGCAGATTTTGTTGGATGTAAGGTTGCTGAATCGCCGTCTTATGAATAATCGGTTGCTGTTGGACCGGCTCAACTGATTGCTGACGTTGTATTCCTTGATTTTGATTCGCCTCCGAAAAATCTTGCAAAATCGTCGTGTTCGGTTGCTGGAAATTATCACTTTGAGGTTGATAATTATTTTGGGGATAATTCgcattttgttgttgttgaggTAACCCAACAATTTGTTGCTGTTGCTGTACTTGTTGTTGCTGAACTTGTTGCTGTACTTGCTGTTGCACTTGTTGTTGCACTTGTTGTTGAACTTGTTGTTGAACTTGTTGTTGCACTTGTTGTTGAACTTGTTGTTGTTGAAGATATTGCAAATACTGCAACTGTTGGGCTTCCTTTAATTTCTCTTGTTCATGTTTTTCTTTcgtaatttgattaatttgaaCTCTCAAAACCTTCGCAACGATTTTAGCGTCCTCATCAAAGACAATGCCCGATTTGGCCATCTCCTCGGCAATAGTATCGATTCGATCCGAGTCAATATCGAATTCAAATTGAATCGCCTCGTTCTCTTTATGTTTATGCGTGCGCTTTTTCGGGTCGATAACGCGGAGACGAAACGTTAATTTGCTATTTTCCT encodes the following:
- the LOC111414101 gene encoding serine/threonine-protein kinase Wnk-like; this translates as TYNILIRNQKSFSCDTTPSALLILKLRNLKINYCWNIIKLEVEELNRYPTFVSHANRDEKRCDGKDRSVRKSRCVGCHPEIIGKTGQSCPKFEQGVSTSPTIPRKGSSSGPPSRSCLRQHAWRKSLTEPSNPKPQVPLKRAVSSSSGRQCETGEDVVAFEQLQTTSSNTTHSSPTTNKTGNVNVTQKSSSKPLTPKENKKHKEISKKKPTFLQTKQIEAKFPSEEKPADIVNVKHPLDYPESIEYIDHDDPSSDPLESTSSKGYLTIDESVIKRQVERRPHRISTNSTEDEGIVSNKAGSKLKNKSRNKPASTRKKLRKDKKEGGGSRASGHFTTDSSSPEDITCVKKREVTTTVDSTKTTSLNRYTFTKIIPEESSSSSGGGKKSRTQSCSSIPYDDIIDNLAVFRKSFDNVHFCHGENLDFDLKKSGEIGKKVHIPEEKKKVISDISEKGLRSFASVFVNDILDSATRILTHDSSKCIRFSGDQESIEQKPKSPIPSGNGNIRCDTPNLVPVLYVPKLKESGSDNLLDDAGGFVEEEYEEEYYDTCSEMSDSRLAAGLILSEITDAVDKIVREKTKVKKKDKSVKHGGVTQCIRVETDSNADDDSDFPQGEMQLVPYDAKYNLPKNIFSKCAPEMVEITDQTIDMLHQNVDVTESNLESEQPVIEFPTEVKDEDDVYKPIAVSPCGRFFKYEEEIGRGSFKTVYRGLDTQTGVAVAWCELQEKKLNKTERQRFREEAEMLKKLQHPNIVRFYNYWESMTIAKKKNIVLVTELMLSGTLKTYLRRFKKINPKVLKSWCRQILKGLSFLHSRSPPIIHRDLKCDNIFITGTTGSVKIGDLGLATLKNRSFAKSVIGTPEFMAPEMYEEHYDEGVDVYAFGMCMLEMATSEYPYSECSGPAQIYKKVISGVKPASFDKVESSEVRDVIESCIKPRKEDRPRVKDLLVHPFFEEDLGLKIELLSQENSKLTFRLRVIDPKKRTHKHKENEAIQFEFDIDSDRIDTIAEEMAKSGIVFDEDAKIVAKVLRVQINQITKEKHEQEKLKEAQQLQYLQYLQQQQVQQQVQQQVQQQVQQQVQQQVQQQVQQQVQQQQVQQQQQIVGLPQQQQNANYPQNNYQPQSDNFQQPNTTILQDFSEANQNQGIQRQQSVEPVQQQPIIHKTAIQQPYIQQNLQQPQQAEFLQIQQDAQHRLSTISQPELLQNPPPQQEHRLSVDSQIDLQKQQMLQETHRINFPMQDLGQNQIIEHRNSITQAPTPQELLHLQQIQQQDIQQQSQQQQQQQSDDQPQSHRLSTTNRPQLQQILEHGDVAQQMMVQQIQQQISQQDIYFQQQQQNQLQQQNQLQQQNQMQQQNQMQQQQQQPQLQQQASQSSLQQDVGYVQQQQQQYMQAQQQQQMYTQSGYGQQQPQMSLQQPLQGQHMGQIQQQQQIPQQQIPQQQQIAQQQIPQQQQIPQQPQIQQQIPQQSQMPQQSQIQQQMPQQSQIQQQMPQQSQIQQQIPQQSQIQQQIPQQQIPQQPQLQQQMPQQSQIQQQQIPQQQITQQPQLQQQIPQQTQMQQQQIPQQPQLQQQSQIQQQIPPQQQQIPQQSQLQQQISQQSQIQPQIPQQPQIQQQISQQPQIQQQISQQPQMQQQISQQPQIQQQISQQPQIQQQISQPPQIQQQISQQPQIQQQISQQPQIQQQISQQPQIQQQISQQPQIQQQISQQPQIQQQISQQPQIQQQISQQPQIQQQISQQPQIQQPQIQQQISQQPQIQQQISQQPQIQQQISQQPQIQQQISQQPQIQQQIPQQQIQHIPQQQIQQPISQQIVQPAQINQQQPSQMITQQSQIIQQPSQVIQQQPVQQQPSQVVPPPQQPSQPVDNGVINQQHFQQQSQQQLSYQFAQQAPSQQGMGAIMQTDGVFQQSGQQQSQFYPQTSTGQVVSTVVQQLVAPPMEAYQEKKAPCNLSELNHHVTMVLQGQDYHRLSTVSLPPMSNFEPTDQRRMSSVSQPPTHTDFIQQQQLIQEISEETPPPQQQVVNLQTITEQQPVIDPIETKPPLLATAISSEASSEEKKLSSSSSTTTTSGSLTSGSSKENVSHKQRSTSTLKIVVKKVHLDGTVECQLISKKSTVNFEFNRFDSNLEDVKGKLLRENDFKDDEVRNVDDHLGEIFSRFYENPDQSQRYVQKVRHASLTRQTSRKTHRRHKSRDDASNDQIAALQQEEFAKLSSHVQQSLTSGLPDKVNQLQSRESLNSCGTVSRKTSTASDYTPEHTYIQNNNSSTNLDQNVIFSGENQIDSNQSQNETKDAECNTDQIPGDKIDQAEITPSEDGVPKEIEHENVDVNKPKVPQRKISRFLVTPVLSDLEMPKNKDYGGQSVLDSGGNTPLESKELIETKEIHRKDSIPLEIKPITSNIEKDQEVTLEIAPKETSEVKEQQDQGPIGPEMITLEQLKISLDNLKHSNAPRESVASEVKCQKAVTPVPLSVGTPQNQVSTITMAVSQPPATTPLVNVGLPAIPGGFQGALASGGVGFGTGNEIFKAQIPQIIPQSQPSPQIIPNQLIPTQPQYLIDSQPNQVPLQQQIPTSIPSQHELPVVVPQIPLSNSLSQVCPPSVCQNPQVVSSVSSSGVAPVSISPPIQTNQTQGDIFNVNKQSNLMGVDGTNLVGADNGSIEKDKKNGPNLKLTIENSNTNIANPDSVYSLQGLQQRLSSITMTGQVPGPLSPQTTLVSVDFTKSIPDITKQPTSPVQEETPELIAKESINEKIEEPQIKPMCQLVAPTPEVRIVRRFAVSLVTEPDRNQLTIPEKHLEKSASDSKISMEAGGTIEEEKKDDSIPEEFDITSAIHNTYYCTQTSDANNLGVGDVKLIGEIENITSTANFTTSKTSTETEALRLKVASRLCLSMHPAFETLSDDSDSSDSFNRISPEKYKQCYDNLSNRLEEIFRRPKQRIPDIVVCPPTKENLSNSLPNIYEYVERKRGISGSDYYESDDYETNSNLRDRFGKTQSELVIKEPRRFIRNKRKRKSPITPFRFNLLLSGEEDEENLEKSRKLSLQTDSSKMALKSRTFSHHNLKLSDDYQKVPMEPAEILRSKQKQSISSHNLFSDLHLKDKYHTVHSTNSLDYPASLNKFNFEFNKRSKEKEIVRCCGCAKTVPLQDYVESYYTYSGETFEEMLNRQKAELNALIEAHKKQQLEFMGNYAGKTKSQQPKSDDVNANTHLRD
- the LOC139432487 gene encoding cilia- and flagella-associated protein 263-like, translating into MELDGSLIRGDKWGETKAKLATLKSSDFTILIKGIRNEVKRMKTENMVFEHFLQKNEPGLISGMEKTMQHLQSMQNRFVSGISVINTTKSNEKIDDSIDSNTPSLTEQKLKGPRINFSVKTDLALRDYDTIQVNLKEFKEHARKLKNKMRAEIEENRIRGAEINETKSNFEQQIVIGAVEELTQKIPAEKFVRYMQEWLKTSVIIMEKLRLRRKNLSTSLRKLKLLFAQKEELGETVTEADIEQLIISNKNFLEEIDLKNNCLHEIKHMSGKVNLTLTKHKYLLEEQETFTKSMESQLVQISKQMDYLNLNYYHTISELDVSQKKFDYLKNVIKTYKVPEVMEYIRKKSELAEYKKRMKVWRRKVNIQNIMLHTYCNAMCQLTGSEAVKNEWLTKKIFSVDDDYLPQDLNLIIKRGRFSMSNLSRSNSRFNSKLLMKK